A section of the Candidatus Paceibacterota bacterium genome encodes:
- a CDS encoding mannosyltransferase, which yields MHTLFGKHSIAKTLVLLGVLASLVSFAKFDHCRNTNWGSPDSYVHACYSDIPVLFTDRSMNIHQWAYKGGEKAVEYPVITGAVMWATSLLSSSGPGSSRNYFDVNAIFIALLFIGALLVMWKISPQYGYLLALSPAVLASLYINWDMWGIITMLLAIYCFDRERFTWSAVLFGISIATKFFPVFLFLPILLIFWRRNEIRSLVKFIATAGATWLAVNLPVILTTPAGWWHFYKLNLDRGPDWGSLWYGLSLLGVNVGHLNYISILALLAVLTAITLLLLEISYPPSLAQISFIVLAAILCVGKVYSPQYVLWLTPLAIIALRGKSQLAAFWIWQAGEAIYHVAIWQHLATVQGSHFGLPDTGYALASILRILTTLYFIGILVQGLLNTPQAQLSRSRLADFLFGPTTSYP from the coding sequence TTGCACACGCTCTTTGGAAAACATTCAATCGCTAAGACGCTAGTTCTTCTAGGAGTTCTAGCCAGTCTCGTCTCATTCGCAAAGTTTGACCACTGCCGAAATACCAATTGGGGATCACCCGATTCGTATGTCCATGCGTGCTATTCGGATATCCCAGTTCTCTTTACCGATCGATCTATGAATATTCATCAATGGGCATATAAAGGTGGCGAAAAAGCGGTCGAATATCCAGTAATTACTGGTGCGGTCATGTGGGCAACCTCTTTACTGTCTTCAAGTGGACCTGGCTCTAGCAGAAATTACTTTGACGTAAATGCCATTTTTATTGCACTTCTATTTATTGGTGCCCTTCTCGTTATGTGGAAGATCTCACCGCAGTATGGGTATCTGCTGGCACTCTCTCCCGCGGTTCTTGCCTCCCTTTATATAAATTGGGATATGTGGGGCATCATCACCATGCTGTTGGCAATCTATTGCTTTGATAGAGAGCGATTTACATGGAGTGCGGTGCTCTTTGGAATATCTATTGCCACAAAATTCTTTCCGGTATTTCTCTTTCTACCAATTCTCCTAATTTTCTGGCGTAGGAATGAAATTCGCTCCCTCGTGAAGTTCATAGCCACGGCGGGCGCAACCTGGCTCGCGGTCAACCTGCCAGTAATATTGACGACTCCCGCGGGTTGGTGGCATTTTTACAAATTGAACTTGGATCGAGGTCCAGATTGGGGTTCGCTCTGGTACGGACTCTCTCTCTTGGGTGTGAATGTGGGCCATCTCAATTACATCTCCATTCTCGCCCTCCTGGCCGTACTTACAGCCATCACCTTGCTCCTTCTGGAAATTTCCTATCCGCCCTCACTGGCCCAGATCAGTTTTATTGTGCTGGCTGCCATTTTGTGCGTGGGCAAGGTCTACTCGCCGCAGTACGTTCTCTGGCTTACCCCACTCGCGATCATCGCCCTGCGTGGGAAGAGTCAACTCGCCGCATTCTGGATCTGGCAGGCGGGTGAGGCCATCTACCATGTAGCGATCTGGCAACATCTGGCGACGGTGCAAGGCTCCCATTTTGGCCTGCCCGATACGGGGTATGCCCTTGCCTCAATTCTTAGAATCCTCACCACCCTCTATTTCATTGGAATCTTGGTCCAGGGGCTCCTCAATACCCCACAGGCTCAACTCTCCCGCAGCCGACTCGCTGATTTTCTATTCGGGCCCACCACAAGTTACCCTTAG
- the rpsF gene encoding 30S ribosomal protein S6, protein MRHYELMVILDPELEERTVTPSLETYLKIIKESGGRVDKLDVWGKRRMSFEISKKSEGIYAVVDMHCEPAAIKELDRQLNLNEAVLRTKVIRPE, encoded by the coding sequence ATGCGTCACTATGAATTAATGGTCATTCTTGATCCAGAACTTGAAGAACGCACAGTCACACCAAGCCTTGAGACTTATCTCAAGATAATCAAAGAGAGCGGCGGCCGCGTCGACAAGCTCGACGTTTGGGGCAAGCGCCGTATGTCATTTGAGATTTCTAAGAAGTCCGAAGGAATTTACGCGGTTGTTGACATGCACTGCGAGCCAGCCGCAATCAAAGAGTTGGACCGTCAACTTAATTTGAACGAAGCGGTATTACGCACAAAAGTTATCCGGCCTGAATAG
- a CDS encoding single-stranded DNA-binding protein yields MAAGDTNITMIGNLVDDPELRFTPSGAAVAKFRVASTPRYLDKNTNEWKDGDSLFLQCQIWRQAAENVAESLTKGMRVIVSGRLKQRSYETKEGEKRTVFEVEVDEVGPSLRNATAKVTKTTRQGGAAGGFTAPATDTFNDDPWAAASTSPAGGGWATTTNDAPPF; encoded by the coding sequence ATGGCAGCAGGAGATACAAACATCACAATGATCGGCAATCTCGTCGATGATCCAGAGTTACGTTTCACCCCTTCCGGTGCGGCGGTAGCAAAATTTCGCGTTGCCTCGACTCCTCGTTATCTTGATAAGAACACGAATGAATGGAAAGACGGAGATAGTCTTTTCTTGCAATGCCAAATTTGGCGACAGGCAGCAGAGAATGTTGCCGAGTCTCTTACAAAGGGCATGCGTGTCATTGTCTCTGGTCGCTTGAAGCAACGTTCGTACGAAACTAAAGAAGGCGAAAAGCGCACAGTTTTTGAAGTTGAAGTTGATGAAGTAGGACCATCCCTGCGAAACGCAACCGCGAAAGTCACAAAGACAACTCGCCAAGGTGGAGCAGCCGGTGGATTCACCGCACCAGCAACAGATACTTTCAACGATGATCCGTGGGCCGCTGCTTCGACTTCACCAGCCGGCGGTGGATGGGCAACCACCACCAACGACGCACCACCCTTTTAA
- the rpsR gene encoding 30S ribosomal protein S18, producing MGARNNRALKEPKNKSAKAAALNKKFKKKPCSFCRDKVSYIDYKDIATLRKYISDRGKIRARRVTGACTQHQRSIATAVKNSREVALLPYTSTAR from the coding sequence ATGGGAGCACGTAATAATCGAGCGCTCAAGGAGCCTAAGAACAAATCAGCAAAGGCTGCTGCGCTCAATAAGAAGTTTAAGAAGAAGCCATGCAGTTTCTGCCGCGACAAGGTTAGCTATATCGATTACAAAGATATTGCCACCCTGCGTAAGTACATCTCCGATCGTGGCAAGATCCGCGCTCGCCGGGTAACCGGTGCCTGCACCCAACACCAACGCTCGATTGCAACGGCTGTAAAAAACAGTCGCGAAGTTGCTCTCCTGCCCTATACCTCAACCGCGCGATAA
- the rplI gene encoding 50S ribosomal protein L9: protein MKLILTREVSGLGLAGDVVTVKDGFARNFLLPRGNAIAWSLGGEKQIEGIRRARASREVRDIDHAKEIKASLEAATVTVSVKVGTSGRLFGSVTDKDVAAAIKAATGLDIDRHDVKLAGHIKKTGIHSAKVSLAHQIVANVSITVVAAA from the coding sequence ATGAAACTCATCCTTACGCGTGAAGTATCAGGTCTAGGTCTTGCCGGTGACGTGGTCACCGTAAAAGATGGTTTTGCTCGCAATTTCCTGCTTCCTCGTGGCAACGCTATCGCGTGGTCATTGGGCGGAGAGAAGCAGATCGAAGGAATTCGCCGTGCACGTGCCTCACGTGAAGTGCGCGATATCGATCATGCCAAGGAGATCAAGGCATCTCTAGAAGCCGCAACTGTCACAGTCTCTGTGAAAGTTGGAACTTCAGGTCGCCTCTTTGGTTCCGTCACCGATAAAGACGTTGCTGCAGCCATCAAGGCCGCAACCGGGTTGGATATCGATCGACATGACGTCAAGCTCGCCGGTCACATTAAGAAGACCGGTATCCACTCTGCAAAGGTTTCACTCGCTCACCAGATCGTGGCGAATGTTTCCATCACGGTGGTAGCCGCCGCTTAA
- a CDS encoding choline kinase family protein: protein MSDSTTYFEESDEEMLEETYGSLLDQVSFLANRDSLSELSGGLTNRNLLVQNGDNQYVARISSNSSALLSIDRESEYQNSKIAASVGIAAPVLDYLPGKGLLVIGYLSGRTYSATDVAANLSRIAQSCRMLHSGPAFVRDFNMFDIQRTYLGIVQERGFRLPAYYLDFADRALQIQKAIRILDEGTVPCNNDLLPGNFIDDGEKIWIIDYEYSGNNDACFELGNIWAEAFLDVEQLEELVTAYYGESRPEKFARAWLHALMAKYGWTLWASIQSSISELDFDFWSWGMEKYDLAQSEFSGEMFTKMLKQVSEK, encoded by the coding sequence GTGAGCGACTCCACCACATATTTTGAGGAATCTGATGAGGAGATGCTGGAGGAAACGTATGGGTCGTTACTCGATCAAGTTTCCTTTCTAGCCAATCGTGATTCGCTCAGTGAATTATCCGGCGGGCTTACCAATCGAAACCTTCTCGTCCAAAACGGCGACAATCAATACGTTGCCCGTATTTCGAGCAATAGTTCGGCCCTTCTTTCGATTGACCGCGAATCCGAATATCAAAATTCTAAAATCGCAGCCTCGGTTGGGATTGCCGCGCCAGTACTCGACTATCTGCCCGGAAAAGGATTGCTCGTAATTGGCTATCTGAGTGGGCGCACATATTCGGCAACAGACGTCGCCGCAAATTTGTCACGGATAGCGCAGAGTTGTCGAATGCTCCATTCCGGACCAGCCTTTGTTCGAGATTTTAATATGTTTGACATTCAAAGAACATATCTAGGCATTGTGCAAGAGCGCGGATTCCGACTTCCCGCTTATTATCTGGACTTTGCGGACCGCGCACTGCAGATTCAGAAAGCAATAAGGATTCTGGATGAGGGCACCGTCCCGTGTAATAACGATCTGCTTCCAGGTAACTTCATTGATGATGGAGAGAAGATTTGGATTATTGACTACGAATATTCCGGAAATAACGACGCCTGTTTCGAACTTGGAAATATCTGGGCTGAAGCATTCCTTGATGTCGAACAGTTGGAGGAGCTAGTCACCGCCTACTATGGAGAAAGTAGGCCGGAGAAATTTGCTCGGGCATGGTTGCACGCTTTAATGGCGAAATACGGCTGGACTCTCTGGGCATCAATTCAAAGTTCGATTTCTGAATTGGATTTTGATTTCTGGTCATGGGGGATGGAGAAATACGACCTTGCTCAGTCGGAGTTCTCCGGCGAAATGTTCACGAAGATGCTTAAGCAAGTAAGTGAAAAATAA
- a CDS encoding FAD-dependent oxidoreductase: MVMSVLPQRAKIVIIGGGVGGTSVAYHLAELGEKDVILLDRSDLTSGSTFHSAGLVGQLRADPTLTKMNMHSVDLYRKLEGTDTPPGWKECGSIKLASTPERMEEIRRQIGWARTFGLDLKEISPRQAQELFPLMDIEGVVGACYMASDGQVDPSQLAQALASGARANGVQIFTHTRVLGIKTANGRVTHVETEKGTIECEIVVNCGGMFAAEIGRLVDVRIPIVPMSHQYLITENFMPQGEPYLPSLRDPDLLIYFRQEVSGLLMGGYERNSKAWTADYEHLDNIPSDFNGRLLPEEWDRFEEIAINSQIRVPKMGEVGVKNFINGPEGFTPDNEFCLGETSVGGFYVAAGFCAHGIAGAGGIGKVVAEWIIAGEPTMDLWHMDIRRFGSSYNSPKFTLERVTENYEEYYDIHYPGEERQSARPARKSPIYEWHKEADAVFGEKASWERVNYYSTNVSDDSLRPYGWAGKHWSSAVRTEHLATRQSAGLFDESSFAKMSVKGKDCSEFLNYLCANDVVKGVGRTVYTQALNSRGGIESDFTVTRLSEDEYMVVTGTAFGVHDMGWMEKVAREKNFKISIVDVTSSLACFGIWGPRAREILQRLTEYDMSHKNFPFMHSREIVLGGVKVRATRITYVGELGWELYLPTDNGEALWQQIIEAGKQFDLKVCGYRAIESLRLEKGYRAWGVEISTETNPWEAGLDFAVALGKESFLGKEALLATQGRITRKLVPILFDDIRQVPLGNEPIQIGDEIIGRVKSGGQGYTIDKAIAYAYLPIKHSDVGTVLQVEFFGQWREGVVAAEPLFDPTNSRIRS; the protein is encoded by the coding sequence ATGGTTATGTCTGTCCTTCCGCAAAGAGCAAAAATTGTCATTATTGGTGGAGGAGTCGGCGGCACATCCGTTGCTTATCACCTGGCCGAGTTGGGTGAAAAAGATGTGATTTTGCTGGATCGCAGCGACCTCACCAGCGGATCGACCTTTCACTCTGCTGGATTGGTAGGCCAGTTGAGAGCCGATCCGACGCTTACCAAAATGAATATGCACTCGGTGGATCTGTACCGGAAACTTGAGGGCACTGATACACCGCCCGGCTGGAAAGAGTGTGGCAGTATCAAATTGGCCTCGACACCTGAACGGATGGAAGAAATTCGCAGGCAAATCGGTTGGGCGCGCACTTTTGGCCTTGATCTTAAGGAGATCTCCCCAAGGCAGGCACAAGAACTATTTCCGTTGATGGACATAGAGGGCGTTGTCGGTGCTTGTTATATGGCATCCGATGGTCAGGTTGATCCCTCTCAACTCGCGCAAGCTCTTGCTTCCGGGGCTCGCGCCAACGGAGTCCAAATCTTTACTCATACTCGGGTATTGGGAATTAAAACTGCCAATGGACGGGTGACACACGTCGAGACTGAGAAGGGCACGATTGAGTGCGAGATCGTTGTTAATTGTGGAGGAATGTTTGCCGCTGAAATCGGGCGATTAGTTGATGTGCGGATCCCAATTGTTCCGATGAGTCACCAGTACCTCATTACCGAAAACTTTATGCCGCAAGGGGAGCCGTATCTCCCCTCGTTGCGTGATCCCGATTTGCTCATCTACTTCCGACAGGAAGTGAGTGGACTTTTGATGGGGGGATATGAGCGCAATTCAAAAGCATGGACCGCTGACTACGAACACCTTGACAATATTCCCAGTGACTTCAACGGGCGACTTCTTCCAGAGGAGTGGGATCGCTTTGAAGAGATCGCAATAAATTCGCAGATTCGTGTTCCGAAGATGGGTGAAGTGGGTGTCAAGAATTTCATCAATGGCCCAGAAGGATTTACTCCCGATAACGAATTCTGCCTGGGTGAAACTTCCGTCGGAGGTTTCTACGTTGCTGCTGGTTTTTGCGCACACGGTATCGCTGGGGCGGGAGGAATCGGCAAAGTTGTAGCCGAGTGGATTATCGCAGGCGAGCCCACCATGGATTTGTGGCACATGGATATCCGTCGCTTTGGTAGTTCGTACAATTCTCCGAAATTTACTCTGGAAAGAGTGACGGAGAACTACGAGGAATATTACGACATTCATTACCCTGGCGAAGAGCGCCAAAGTGCACGCCCAGCAAGGAAATCTCCGATATATGAATGGCATAAGGAGGCTGATGCAGTTTTTGGCGAGAAAGCCAGTTGGGAACGAGTGAATTATTACAGTACCAATGTGAGCGACGATTCTCTCCGACCTTATGGCTGGGCCGGTAAACATTGGTCAAGTGCGGTGCGCACTGAGCACCTGGCAACCCGCCAGAGCGCGGGGCTCTTTGATGAATCTAGTTTCGCGAAAATGAGTGTTAAAGGAAAGGATTGTTCCGAATTTCTTAATTACCTGTGCGCTAATGATGTCGTTAAAGGTGTAGGGCGCACTGTTTATACGCAAGCTCTCAATTCCCGTGGAGGAATCGAATCTGACTTTACGGTGACTCGGCTATCTGAAGATGAGTACATGGTCGTCACTGGTACTGCCTTTGGAGTGCATGACATGGGTTGGATGGAAAAGGTGGCAAGAGAGAAGAATTTCAAGATCTCTATCGTGGATGTCACGAGTTCATTGGCCTGTTTTGGAATTTGGGGACCGCGGGCAAGAGAAATTCTGCAGCGCCTGACTGAGTACGACATGAGCCATAAGAATTTTCCATTTATGCATTCTCGCGAGATTGTTCTTGGTGGAGTCAAGGTTCGCGCTACTCGAATCACTTATGTAGGCGAACTTGGCTGGGAACTTTATTTGCCTACAGACAATGGCGAAGCGCTCTGGCAGCAAATAATTGAAGCAGGTAAGCAGTTTGATTTGAAAGTGTGCGGTTACCGAGCGATCGAATCTCTTAGACTTGAAAAGGGATATCGCGCATGGGGCGTTGAAATATCTACGGAGACAAATCCATGGGAAGCCGGACTTGATTTTGCGGTAGCACTGGGCAAGGAATCATTTCTTGGTAAAGAGGCGTTACTCGCAACTCAAGGTCGTATCACTAGAAAACTTGTACCGATACTTTTTGATGACATTCGACAAGTTCCACTTGGTAATGAGCCAATTCAGATTGGCGATGAAATCATCGGCCGAGTTAAAAGCGGGGGGCAGGGATACACCATCGATAAAGCGATTGCGTATGCATATCTGCCCATTAAACACTCAGATGTCGGGACTGTTCTTCAGGTGGAGTTCTTCGGTCAATGGCGCGAAGGTGTGGTGGCGGCTGAGCCGCTCTTTGATCCGACCAACTCGCGGATCCGTTCCTAA
- the dnaB gene encoding replicative DNA helicase, with product MSITELPQRSNREQEFERTPPQDLIAEQSVLGGMLLSKDAIADVIEILRERDFYRPAHESIYDAILDLYGRGEPADAVTVSAELTKRGEIARAGGAPYLHTLISSVPTAANAGYYAKIVREKAIMRRLVEAGTKIVQLGYRDEGDVDDSVDQAQAEVYSVTERRTNEDYVQLSTLLPQALDEIEAISKGVGAEGVKTGFKDLDTLTNGLHPGNMIVLAARPAVGKSTLGLDIARYASIHGGNTAVIFSLEMSRSEITMRMLSAEARVGLNNIRAGNLSDEEWSRLARRMGEISAAPLFIDDSPNLSLMEIRAKARRLKQRHDLKLIVIDYLQLMTSGKRVESRQQEVSEFSRQLKLLAKELDVPVIAISQLNRSPEQRSDKKPMLSDLRESGSIEQDADVVILLHRDDMYDSQNRSGEADLIIAKHRNGPTRTITVSAQLHFARFVDMPQGSGTTDFTQQRGGN from the coding sequence GTGAGCATTACAGAACTTCCCCAACGGTCCAATCGAGAGCAAGAGTTCGAACGCACACCTCCGCAGGATCTCATTGCAGAGCAGAGCGTGCTCGGAGGAATGCTTCTGAGTAAAGATGCGATTGCCGATGTTATTGAGATTCTCCGCGAACGCGATTTTTACAGACCTGCTCACGAGAGCATTTACGACGCGATTCTAGATTTGTACGGTCGCGGCGAACCGGCTGATGCTGTGACGGTATCGGCCGAACTCACAAAACGTGGTGAAATTGCACGCGCGGGCGGTGCACCATATTTACATACTCTGATTTCCTCAGTTCCGACGGCAGCCAATGCTGGGTATTACGCGAAGATAGTTCGCGAGAAGGCGATTATGCGCCGCCTGGTCGAGGCTGGCACGAAGATAGTTCAGCTTGGCTATCGGGACGAAGGTGATGTGGATGATTCTGTTGACCAAGCCCAAGCAGAGGTTTATTCCGTAACCGAACGACGCACGAATGAAGATTATGTTCAGCTCAGCACTTTGCTTCCACAAGCACTCGATGAGATTGAGGCCATTTCTAAAGGGGTTGGCGCAGAAGGCGTGAAGACTGGTTTTAAAGACCTAGACACATTAACCAACGGTCTTCATCCCGGAAATATGATTGTCCTCGCCGCACGTCCCGCGGTAGGTAAGTCAACCCTCGGTCTTGATATTGCACGCTATGCATCTATTCACGGTGGTAATACTGCGGTCATCTTCTCACTTGAAATGAGCCGTTCGGAAATCACCATGCGTATGTTGTCGGCCGAAGCACGCGTCGGACTCAACAATATTCGCGCCGGTAATTTGAGTGATGAAGAATGGTCCAGGCTGGCGCGCCGTATGGGTGAGATTTCGGCGGCTCCACTTTTTATAGATGACTCTCCCAATCTTTCTCTTATGGAGATTCGTGCCAAGGCGCGTCGCCTTAAACAGCGCCATGACTTGAAGTTGATTGTTATTGATTATTTGCAGTTGATGACGAGTGGAAAACGAGTCGAGAGTCGCCAGCAGGAAGTATCCGAATTCTCCCGCCAATTAAAGCTTCTGGCCAAGGAATTGGATGTTCCAGTGATCGCGATCTCCCAGCTCAACCGTTCTCCCGAACAGCGCTCGGACAAGAAGCCGATGCTCTCGGACCTGCGTGAATCAGGCTCTATTGAGCAGGACGCGGACGTAGTAATTCTTCTCCACCGCGATGATATGTATGACAGTCAGAATCGATCTGGCGAAGCCGACCTCATTATCGCTAAGCACCGTAACGGACCGACTCGAACAATTACTGTATCGGCGCAACTCCACTTTGCCCGCTTCGTTGATATGCCACAAGGTTCGGGTACAACCGACTTCACGCAACAACGGGGCGGCAACTAG
- a CDS encoding DMT family transporter has protein sequence MLKALRAEAFLVLGAFAFAFNGIVSKLVLTDGLSAWRLTQIRCTGAFLVLLVYVAFRNWRSLLTTKSELPWLAAYGIIGFALIQVGYFIAIGRMPISIALIIEFTAPIWIVIYIRFIRKRFVPPMMWLSLALGFAGLLLVGQVWKGLTLDGIGVIAAFLDAFALAAYFLLGEKLVASRSTDTLTVWGLGFASLVWAIATPIWSFPFQIFSKNVNLLGTFKEHTLPGWILISWIIVMGTILPYLLILTGLKQLSASTSSVIGMLEPVIAGVIAWWWLNETFTAIQLMGGSVVIAGIILADRVRREAR, from the coding sequence ATGCTTAAAGCCCTCCGCGCTGAGGCATTTCTTGTACTTGGCGCGTTCGCTTTCGCCTTCAACGGCATCGTCTCTAAATTGGTGCTGACCGATGGGCTATCAGCCTGGCGCCTTACCCAGATTCGATGCACCGGCGCCTTTCTTGTTCTGCTTGTCTATGTAGCATTTCGAAATTGGAGGTCGCTACTTACAACGAAGAGTGAACTTCCCTGGTTGGCCGCTTACGGAATTATCGGGTTTGCCCTCATTCAAGTCGGCTATTTCATAGCGATTGGTCGTATGCCAATAAGCATTGCCCTCATCATTGAATTTACCGCACCCATCTGGATCGTGATCTATATTCGGTTCATCAGAAAGAGATTTGTGCCGCCAATGATGTGGCTCTCCCTTGCTCTGGGTTTTGCGGGGCTGCTACTTGTTGGACAAGTATGGAAGGGCCTCACCCTAGATGGCATTGGAGTCATCGCGGCCTTTCTCGATGCCTTCGCCCTGGCCGCTTACTTTCTCCTCGGCGAGAAACTCGTAGCATCTCGTTCCACCGACACGTTGACCGTTTGGGGACTGGGATTCGCTTCTCTGGTCTGGGCGATTGCAACCCCTATATGGAGTTTTCCTTTCCAAATTTTTTCAAAGAACGTCAACCTGCTCGGTACATTCAAGGAGCACACTCTGCCCGGATGGATCCTGATCTCCTGGATTATCGTGATGGGAACAATCCTGCCGTACTTGTTGATCCTGACCGGTCTCAAGCAACTCTCCGCCTCAACCAGTAGCGTAATCGGAATGCTCGAGCCGGTAATCGCAGGAGTGATTGCGTGGTGGTGGCTGAATGAAACTTTCACTGCAATTCAGCTTATGGGTGGGAGCGTTGTTATCGCCGGAATCATTCTGGCCGATCGCGTGAGACGAGAGGCGCGCTAG
- a CDS encoding acyl-CoA dehydrogenase gives MGHYLANLRDIEFCLFDLLEREKILGTSIFKDLDRETVMGMLEEVKRLAENDLAASFVEGDRAGVDFNPATGDVKLPESFKKSYRAYMDGEWWRIDAPVELGGTAIPSSLRWAIAEMVLGSNPAIHIYASGMSFANVAYYLGTAEQKKIAKLMVDRDWGASMMLTEPDAGSDVGVGRSKAAQQSDGTWHITGTKRFITSGDSDLNENIVHFVLARREGGGPGTKGLSLFLVPKFIFDLETGALGKRNGVYATKVEHKMGLNVSSTCEMNLGENEPAVGYLLGEVHDGIAQMFKIIEFARMMVGTKAIATLSAGYQQALAYAKTRVQGGDMKAINDKASPRVSIIHHPDIRRSLMVQKSYSEGMRALVLYTASIQDHIKLARAEGSGVSQEKLDDLEALNDLLLPIVKGYGSEKSWTLLGTESLQTFGGSGFTQDWPLEQYVRDAKIDTLYEGTTAIQGLDFFFRKIVKDNGRAVNLLAKEMAAFARTGGVHSAEKEILQKALDDVNAIIGTLVERAIASLENEEEIYKVGLNTTRTLMAVGDVITAWLLLRQADIAAEKLPSSTKDRDFYIGKIAAAKFFVHNYLPHISADRVIVEATENSIMEISESAF, from the coding sequence ATGGGTCATTACCTCGCCAACTTACGAGATATTGAATTCTGCCTCTTCGACCTCTTGGAGAGGGAGAAAATTCTTGGCACGTCAATTTTCAAGGATCTTGATCGCGAAACTGTAATGGGCATGCTCGAAGAGGTGAAACGTCTTGCAGAGAATGATCTCGCCGCTTCTTTCGTTGAAGGAGATCGCGCTGGAGTTGATTTCAATCCAGCAACTGGTGATGTGAAATTACCCGAATCATTTAAAAAATCATACCGCGCATACATGGATGGCGAGTGGTGGCGCATTGATGCACCAGTCGAACTTGGTGGCACCGCCATTCCTTCTTCCTTGCGTTGGGCGATTGCCGAAATGGTTCTTGGTTCGAACCCTGCAATACATATTTATGCCTCCGGGATGTCATTTGCAAATGTCGCGTACTACCTCGGCACTGCTGAGCAGAAAAAGATTGCAAAATTGATGGTTGATCGCGACTGGGGTGCGAGCATGATGCTCACCGAACCCGATGCAGGTAGCGACGTCGGAGTTGGACGGAGCAAAGCTGCGCAACAGAGCGATGGAACGTGGCACATCACAGGAACAAAACGGTTCATCACATCAGGTGATAGTGACCTTAACGAAAATATTGTTCACTTTGTGCTTGCACGTCGTGAAGGTGGCGGACCTGGAACGAAGGGACTTAGCCTTTTCCTCGTTCCGAAATTCATCTTTGATCTCGAAACAGGTGCACTTGGCAAACGCAATGGAGTTTATGCGACCAAAGTCGAGCACAAAATGGGACTTAATGTCTCTTCAACCTGCGAAATGAATCTTGGCGAGAATGAACCCGCTGTTGGCTATCTCCTTGGTGAAGTACACGATGGCATCGCTCAAATGTTCAAGATTATTGAATTCGCGCGAATGATGGTTGGTACAAAGGCAATTGCCACACTCTCTGCCGGTTATCAACAAGCGCTCGCCTACGCGAAGACTCGCGTGCAAGGCGGAGATATGAAAGCGATAAACGACAAAGCAAGCCCCCGTGTTTCAATCATTCATCACCCAGATATCCGCCGTTCTTTGATGGTTCAAAAGTCCTATTCAGAGGGCATGCGCGCCCTTGTCCTTTACACAGCCTCCATCCAAGACCATATAAAACTCGCCCGCGCTGAAGGAAGTGGTGTGAGTCAAGAGAAACTCGATGATCTTGAGGCGTTAAATGACTTGTTATTACCTATTGTTAAGGGCTATGGAAGTGAGAAATCCTGGACTCTTCTCGGCACTGAGTCGCTCCAAACATTTGGAGGATCAGGATTCACACAAGATTGGCCACTTGAGCAGTACGTGCGCGATGCAAAAATCGACACACTTTATGAGGGAACCACCGCAATTCAAGGGTTGGATTTCTTCTTCAGAAAGATTGTCAAAGACAACGGACGAGCAGTCAATCTGCTAGCAAAGGAAATGGCCGCTTTTGCCCGCACGGGTGGAGTGCACTCCGCCGAGAAAGAAATCCTTCAGAAAGCACTCGATGACGTCAACGCAATTATTGGGACACTCGTTGAACGCGCTATCGCTTCACTTGAAAATGAAGAAGAGATCTACAAAGTGGGCCTTAACACAACTCGGACGCTCATGGCGGTTGGCGACGTTATTACGGCGTGGTTGCTTCTGCGCCAGGCAGATATTGCCGCTGAGAAATTGCCATCGTCCACCAAAGATCGCGATTTCTATATAGGAAAGATCGCTGCTGCTAAGTTTTTCGTTCACAACTACTTGCCACACATTTCGGCTGACCGTGTCATTGTCGAGGCAACCGAGAACTCAATTATGGAGATTTCGGAGAGCGCTTTCTAA